The DNA segment AAGAATTGTTAGAACTGGGATTAGATGGAGTTCAGGTTTCATTCTACCTAacatcaatttttgatCACTCGATATACGAGGCATTTTCAAGGATTGTCCAAAAGCTAATACCAGAGTTGTCTTTTCTGGAAAATATGCTAGATAATTTGATTcaacattcaaaaattgaaaaggcctttttatttgatgTTAATTCCAAAATTTATGTTTCCACAGATTCAAACCCCGTTGATATACAAATGTATGAAGTGTGCTCCGAATTTATAGATGTGACAATTGATTTATTTGACTTATACAAGGCGCCGGTTCTGCGGAATAGCCAGAAGAACTCAGATGAAAACAATGCGATAAATCCCCGTAATGAACTACAAAATGTCTCACAACTGGCTAATGATGtaattatttatttgaGGCAAATGATTAGGGGATTAGCTTTGGTCGCTATCATAAGACCTAATGGTACAGACATGGAAAGCTGCTTGACGGTTGCGGATTATaatattgatattttcaagaaggGTTTGGAGGATATTTGGGCAAATGCAAGGGCTAGTCGAGCCAAAAATAATACTGAGGACGATATGTGAGAGTGGCATGGCATGAAAGTATTaagataaataaatatataaaaattaTCATGAAATCGAATCGAAAATGAACTAAGGCATGAGATGGAAATGCTAATACATCATCAATGATAGTTAAGGGATACGATAAACTATTGATCGTATCAAAAAACACTCACGATGGGGGTCGAACCCATAATCTTCTGATTAGAAGTCAGACGCGTTGCCATTACGCCACGCAAGCTTATTTTGATGATAGAAATGCTCTTTAATGAATGGTCAATCCTACCTGATCTTTATGCAATATTGTTCCAGCTCTAACGAGGGGATATGACGGCAGCttaatttgaaaatctcaTAACTTCTGTCTTTCTAAGGACAAGTATAAGTTTACTCTGTGGCTATCAATTACACCTTGTACATGTGGTGCAACGgccttcaaaaaaagagccgaatgaagaaatcaaaaggactttttgaaaaggaaaatacagagcaaaaactacaaagttgcaagaaaagagagaagtACTCCTGAACTATTAGTAATACTCGACTGCCATGAATTGCGGCTTAGCAGGAACTTGTTCCAAGCCAAAGGGGACAAGAGTGGTAATTTCATGGACTCAGGTTAGACACATTTCTCGCAGAAGGATAGCTTATCCATTTTAtccattcaagaaattgggAAGACAACACCCAAAGAAACATGACACAAACTTGAAATTTGCAATGAGACAGTTTTTAGGTCCGAGAAATTACAAAGGTGAATATGTAATGAACAAGTATTTTGCGGTTCCGACGAACCATGTGCCGAACTATATCAAACCGGATTTGGAAAGAGGGCAAAGTTTGGAGCACCCAGTAACCAAAAAGCCTTTACAGCTTAGGTATGACGGGACATTGGGTCCCCCTCCTATAGAAAACAAACGTTTACAAAATGTTTTCAAGGATAGATTGCTACAgccttttccttcaaatccACATTGTAAGACGAACTACGTATTAGGTCCCCAATTAAGACAACGAATCTTCGAAGAGATTACTATGGAAGGACTTTCAACCCAACAGGTTTCCCAAAAATACGGTCTGAAAATTCCTCGTGTAGAAGCTATTGTTAAATTGGTCGGTGTGGAAAACAGCTGGAGCAAACGCAATAGAGTATCTTCtgatttgaaaactatGGACGAAACTTTGTTTAGAATGTTTCCCGTGTTCGATTCAGAGGCTTCTTTCAAACGAGAGAACCTGAGTGAAATTCCTGTCCCTCAAAAGACGTTGGTATCAAGGTTTCTGACCATTGCCGAATCTGAGCCCTTTGGTCCCGTTGACGCAGCCCACGTCCTGGAACTAGAGCCTGCTGTAGAAACTTTAAGAAATTTATCTACTGTTGGAGAACACTCCAGTGGCCATCACGAATTGGCAAATGAGAATACCAAAGTTGTGTATGGTGAGCTTTTACAAGGTGAAAGATCACAATACAAATTTACCAACGCAAAGGTTGGGAGGGTTGGATACCGTTATGGTAGTGGAAATAGGGATAACAAGAAAGATAGAAGAATTGGTTTCAACAAACTGGGCCAAATGGTATACATCTaatttattcttaatttcATGAATCgtttcattcttttcagcCCGTATTACTTGTACATAAAcagtatatatatatatatatatatatatatatatccGATGATgaatctctttcttttcacaCATTCCTTCAATACTCGTTTCAAGGCTTGATTTTTCTCTCCTCTTACTTTTTGCTTTAATGCGAAAAAGCAAAGGGCctatgaaaaattcgtaACAAAAGCAAtctaaaatcaaaaagttgCAAGTATCGTTGTGAATAGCGTGAAGTAAAGGCCGGGTTTACAATTCTATCCTTTATGGAAAATATACGAGGTTAAATTCAATCGCAGATTTACAATTCATTGGCTATGGAATGTTTTGTGCCGCTGCATGGCGATCTTAATGGAAGTAATATAGAACAATTACGCCAGTCGCATTTGTCTCGTCAattcattatatttgaCGAGCAACTGAACCTATGGCTGCGATTCGAAAATGATACGCAAGATAAGAGGAGGTTTGAACTGCAAAATATgataatttcaataaatgaAGCCCAAGTCATCAGTACGGACAATATCGATGATTCCTTCACTCAAATTGACAAGGATGGGAACCTCTGGAAATTAAAAGACGACTACTGTTCCAAGgctcttttcaaatcgAATGTGGTTATGAATAACGGATATAATAATCAAATCAGATTCCTGTTTGAATATAAGTCTGTGGATGAAGATCATAGTAACCAAGATATATCGCAAGCCTCAGATAGTAGTAATACGTTGGACAGGTACTGTAGCGAGGAAATTTTACCGAGCTTCGAACCTGTTTATTCCTGGTCCTGCGTAACTAGCAAATCAGGCAATGGTGTTGGTATTCACGTGCAGAAAGATACTAGGATAGACCATCCAGGTGCTTCTAAAAATCGCGAAATTTATGGAACAAAAACTTCTAAAAACTTCGATACATTAAGTTTGAAGCTGCAGTATCCGATATATTCGCTTCTGAATATGAGATTGAGGAACATTTCTTTAAAATCTGAGCATTGCATACTATCGTCATTAGATTTTCAAACTTCCAAAGCATCTGAACAACTCactaaaaaatttatttaCCCTCAAGAACACAATTCACTTCTCAAACTGAATTTTTCTGAAGTATCGTACAAACTTATTGATGGAACTTCTCAAATTAGGCTAGACCCAATTTGTCCCCTTAAAGTGCCATTTACTGCGTTTTCATACGATAGTATAAGCGCTACCTTTAGGCTGGTATTATTACCCAAATCAACGCAACCACACCGTGTAAGAATTACTTTAGCATACGAACTTGAGTTAATGTGCGATTTAAAGTTACCTGTGAGAACGTCATGGGAAACGGAAGTGACGTTGAAACGTTCTATGCCAATTTCTTCGACATCCTCCCAGTACTCGAATGccaacaataatattaatcACAGCACTTCCTTTAATGGTGCCAATAATGCCAATACCGGTGGTTTGATGAGTAGCTTAAGATTGAATgggatttcttcttcaagatttAGTCTTGGAGCCGCCTCAACTACATCATTGGTGAATAGCAAATTAAGTAATGTTAAATTCAAGTTCATCAATAGCAATATCAAGGTTATTAAgggtgaaaaattcactATGAGGCTTCAGATCATAAATTCATCCTCGTCCCCGTTGGATCTTGTTGTGTACTATAATAATACAATAAACCCGATTTCTTCAGCTAACATTGTACGCAATAATGGTGTAAACAATTATAGCATGAACAATGGAAGCATCCCAAATCCGCCACTAACTTTGGAAAGCCAGTATCAAATGCATAAGAAGAACAGCAAAATCGCGGAGGGCATCATTCTGCTATCTAATGATTACAAAATTCCAGTGGTCGCTCCGAGGGAAACATATTTCGTGGATTTGCGATTTATTGGAATTATGTGCGGATATTATGCCACTCTTTCGGGACTCAAAGTATTGGATTTGAATACAAACGAGCTTATAGAAGTTGGTAATGGCGCATCTGTATTGATTCAATAAAACGAACACATACACACTCTTATAAACATAAACTACATACAAATCTGTAacatttcttgaaaagcTATTATCATCACATTACACGAGGCGGTTAgcatttatattttttgataCCCGTAAAAGGGGCATTGGAAGAATGAATAactaaattgaaaaatacatgGTGGGAAAAGGGCGTTTTACAGCTCAACTTGCCCATTGCGAGACGCACAGGAAAGCAATTAAAGAACAGAATCTCCCTAGACATATAAGGATGTCCGAGAAATTCCCTGCCCTAGAGGATCAAAGTATCAATTTCACGTCAAATGATAAGAAAGAAGACGACACAGATTTTCTGAAGAGAGAAGCAGAAATAGTCGGAGACGAGTTCAAGACTGAGCAAGATGAAGACATATTGGAGACTGATGCTTCTTCTGCCAGGCGTGATAACGAAATTAGGGATTTTGAAGAGCAGTTCCCAGATATCAACTCCACCAATGGCGGAATTGCCGATGACCAAAACGGTAGCACTGTTATAGCTAGTATTAACGAAAAAGGcgatgaagatgaggatttctcaaaatttgaagGCGCACCTGCGGATCCGAATACAAAATCTGTTGAAGAGGACCGTTCCGAAGTTGTAGATCAATGGAAGCAACGTCGTGCTGTGGAAATTCATGAAAAGGATTTAGAGGACGAAgcatcaaagaagaagttgcaGGATGAGGCTGTGAAACATGTCGACAAGTTCTACGATTCGTACAATAAAAGGAAGGAACAGCAATTAGAAGCTGCTGCAAAGGATGCTGAGGcattcttgaagaaaagagatGAATTCTTTGGTCAGGACAATACAACTTGGGATCGTGTGCTCCAATTAATTAACCAAGATGATGCCGATGTCATTGGAGGAAGAGATAGGTCCAAGTTTAAAGAGATCCTTTTGAGATTGAAAGGTAATGCCAAAGCTCCCGGTGCTTGATCTGATGATTGAGAATAAGAACTAATAATGAACTAAGAAATAGGGGAAGGCTTATTCCCTACTGGTTCCGTCATGCACAAAGATCATCTTTGATAGAGTTCCGGTAAATATTAATCTATTACAGTCATACTATAAATTCATTTATCAAAACAACTATAACatagatttttttactaGTTTGTAAGTATTTTTCTCTGTTAAAAGAGCATATCAAGTGATACTGaattgaaacaaaaaaaataatacatatttttgaaagttatAATGCCAATACTTTTTCAGGTAGACATTAATTAGGGATTTCGCAaacaattttacaaaaaatgggCTGACTTCCATGTTATTTGTCGGATCTACCATAGTGAATGTGAGTAACATCACAACGTACCGCAACTTAATATTGATTATTCTGTGTCTTTTTCTCgtaaataaatattctATGCACTGCCTTATTATAGTCCATCTTAAACTTGGAAGGATGCCTTTAACGAAACATgagtttattattttttcgcTAATGTTCGCATAATTATTCTCAATTGTAATTTCGTGTATCTCATTCAGCTTATCCACTACatgtttcaaatttgatgaagatatggGCCAATCATTGTGGTTCTCGACGCCAAGCAACTGTGAAAAGTTCCTGGTTTCATGATTGGAGCCATTCTTGTTCGTTTTTGTTTCTGATGTAAGAAAGAGTTTTAGCACTCTACGGTATGTCGCCAAAAGCGCAAAAATGCCATTGATTATGATAAAATCCGTTCGAAAGGGCCTGTGGTCGAAAATTGCATGAAATGGCAATGAATTTTTATCAAGTTTAGTGAACAATGCCATTACTATTGAACACACAAATatttgtttcaattttgttaTTGTACCTTTGGGAGAATTTATTGTCAGCCATTGCGCTATTCTAGCA comes from the Saccharomyces kudriavzevii IFO 1802 strain IFO1802 genome assembly, chromosome: 7 genome and includes:
- the GTR2 gene encoding Gtr2p (similar to Saccharomyces cerevisiae GTR2 (YGR163W); ancestral locus Anc_4.54), coding for MSLEAVDSKAMVLLMGVRRCGKSSICKVVFHNMQPLDTLYLESTSNPSLEHFSTLIDLAVMELPGQLNYFEPSYDSERLFKSVGALVYVIDSQDEYINAITNLAMIIEYAYKVNPSINIEVLIHKVDGLSEDFKVDAQRDIMQRTGEELLELGLDGVQVSFYLTSIFDHSIYEAFSRIVQKLIPELSFLENMLDNLIQHSKIEKAFLFDVNSKIYVSTDSNPVDIQMYEVCSEFIDVTIDLFDLYKAPVLRNSQKNSDENNAINPRNELQNVSQLANDVIIYLRQMIRGLALVAIIRPNGTDMESCLTVADYNIDIFKKGLEDIWANARASRAKNNTEDDM
- the MRPS35 gene encoding mitochondrial 37S ribosomal protein mS45 (similar to Saccharomyces cerevisiae MRPS35 (YGR165W); ancestral locus Anc_5.166); amino-acid sequence: MNCGLAGTCSKPKGTRVVISWTQVRHISRRRIAYPFYPFKKLGRQHPKKHDTNLKFAMRQFLGPRNYKGEYVMNKYFAVPTNHVPNYIKPDLERGQSLEHPVTKKPLQLRYDGTLGPPPIENKRLQNVFKDRLLQPFPSNPHCKTNYVLGPQLRQRIFEEITMEGLSTQQVSQKYGLKIPRVEAIVKLVGVENSWSKRNRVSSDLKTMDETLFRMFPVFDSEASFKRENLSEIPVPQKTLVSRFLTIAESEPFGPVDAAHVLELEPAVETLRNLSTVGEHSSGHHELANENTKVVYGELLQGERSQYKFTNAKVGRVGYRYGSGNRDNKKDRRIGFNKLGQMVYI
- the CLC1 gene encoding clathrin light chain CLC1 (similar to Saccharomyces cerevisiae CLC1 (YGR167W); ancestral locus Anc_5.168), yielding MSEKFPALEDQSINFTSNDKKEDDTDFLKREAEIVGDEFKTEQDEDILETDASSARRDNEIRDFEEQFPDINSTNGGIADDQNGSTVIASINEKGDEDEDFSKFEGAPADPNTKSVEEDRSEVVDQWKQRRAVEIHEKDLEDEASKKKLQDEAVKHVDKFYDSYNKRKEQQLEAAAKDAEAFLKKRDEFFGQDNTTWDRVLQLINQDDADVIGGRDRSKFKEILLRLKGNAKAPGA
- the TRS65 gene encoding Trs65p (similar to Saccharomyces cerevisiae TRS65 (YGR166W); ancestral locus Anc_5.167); protein product: MECFVPLHGDLNGSNIEQLRQSHLSRQFIIFDEQLNLWLRFENDTQDKRRFELQNMIISINEAQVISTDNIDDSFTQIDKDGNLWKLKDDYCSKALFKSNVVMNNGYNNQIRFLFEYKSVDEDHSNQDISQASDSSNTLDRYCSEEILPSFEPVYSWSCVTSKSGNGVGIHVQKDTRIDHPGASKNREIYGTKTSKNFDTLSLKLQYPIYSLLNMRLRNISLKSEHCILSSLDFQTSKASEQLTKKFIYPQEHNSLLKLNFSEVSYKLIDGTSQIRLDPICPLKVPFTAFSYDSISATFRLVLLPKSTQPHRVRITLAYELELMCDLKLPVRTSWETEVTLKRSMPISSTSSQYSNANNNINHSTSFNGANNANTGGLMSSLRLNGISSSRFSLGAASTTSLVNSKLSNVKFKFINSNIKVIKGEKFTMRLQIINSSSSPLDLVVYYNNTINPISSANIVRNNGVNNYSMNNGSIPNPPLTLESQYQMHKKNSKIAEGIILLSNDYKIPVVAPRETYFVDLRFIGIMCGYYATLSGLKVLDLNTNELIEVGNGASVLIQ
- the PEX35 gene encoding Pex35p (similar to Saccharomyces cerevisiae YGR168C; ancestral locus Anc_5.169); translation: MKRRRSNGKGSTISGFKQALIQLSFLLNKKRRKQLIIILKKITQVYGINLIFYVNKWKLKKLQGANIKFDDLMPWLKESTILVLLNILYPALKKFPFLRNDYVRWTSLVGISLMLTKGEVPSWLFAHLLVEILHTKFKAARIAQWLTINSPKGTITKLKQIFVCSIVMALFTKLDKNSLPFHAIFDHRPFRTDFIIINGIFALLATYRRVLKLFLTSETKTNKNGSNHETRNFSQLLGVENHNDWPISSSNLKHVVDKLNEIHEITIENNYANISEKIINSCFVKGILPSLRWTIIRQCIEYLFTRKRHRIINIKLRYVVMLLTFTMVDPTNNMEVSPFFVKLFAKSLINVYLKKYWHYNFQKYVLFFLFQFSIT